The Vreelandella piezotolerans genomic interval CACGTCTAACCACGCCTCCTAAGTTATTCTCATGGTCGATGGTTCTCAAGAAGATATGGATTTTAGGGACGCTTCGTAAGCGATTATTCTTGAAGATAGGCCCATACCACCAAACGACCAAGCGCTCAGCTTCGTCTTTAAAGGTGCCATCTGGGAAGCTAAAAGTTCTGCATTGTTTGAGAGAAACGGTCACAAGGGCGCGCTCTATGTAAACTCAACATAGAGATTGTCGCAGCAATTATTGTTTAGTCGCAACAATTGTTGAAAATGACAACTAAAAAAGATGCACAAACCAAATATAATCATAGAGCTTTTCAATGAAAAAAATATAGAACAAAGCATAAAGCTAGAAATGTTCAATAGAATAGCGTACACAAGCATTTTAGCGTTCCAATTATGGGAGCAAAAAGAAGATGCTCTTGACTGGCTTTCTCGACCTAACCAATCTTTGAATGGAAGCATTCCTTTATTGCTTTGTGAAACTGAGATAGGTATGAAAGAAGTTCATCGCGTACTAAATGCTTTAGAATGGGCAATCCCATCTAATGCATTTTTTATGGGGTTATTCTGTTGCGACAGCTAACGGCCAGGAGCTGCCTTTTAGTCATCTCTGATATAACGCCCTGGCTTTGCGGCGTGCCGGAGCACCAGAGTAGGTGCGATCGCCAACAGCCACTGGTTAGCTTTTGTTGATAGATGGTTTTGCAACGAGGTTCCACGAGTGAACATCGGGTTCACATTGCATCATCTTGATATCTTTTCTCCCCCAAGACTGAAGCACAACTTTCAACTCTTCACCGGTAACAGATCCGCCTTTGGTAACATTTCTATATAAATGTCGCCCCAAGTAAATTTCTTTAAGCGAGTTCTCCGGCACATCAAAGCAGTATAGAGGTCGTCCAGACACAGTCACCTTATTCCAGTCACGATAGCGACCACCACCTGTGTGATAACCGAAGGGGATATTTTCTATATCTTTTACAACACGGATCTCTTCTTCGTATGCCCACTCGAGAGACTTATACAGAAAAGCTCTTTTCATTAGATTGAAGGCATTCGAGTCAAAACGAAGGCTACCACCAAGATTCATTAGCTCATGCTCGCCAATCACGGGTAGATCGTTATGCGGCTTTGTAGCTGAGTAAACCATCTCTCCATACTGGCTTGGAATCAAATTGCTTTGCGGGTCTGAAAAGCCGGCCGAATCACAATCGAACCCAAGAACTACCCCACGGTGAGAGTCTCCATAATGCGACCACATAAGCGTGTTCAAAGGCTGACGAGTCAACGATAAGACACCGTATTTTCTCGAGAAACGGTTTCTACAAGCATCCGTGGCGGTTTTCGCGCTTATAGACTTATCGCTATCCTTAAAACCAAAGGCTGTACATTCAAAAGGGTCGTTCAAATCTTCAAGGCATGAAAATCCTAGTGATAGGGTATCGATCACATTTCGCGCGGCGCCGAAGGACATGTACTTGTATAAAATCATGAAACTCCTTCACAAGAAGCTAACGAGGCTGTAGAAAAACTCGATTTAGAGCCGTCTCCACCGCCTGTTGTCCTTCTTTATTTACCCACCCGGTCATCTGGCTGAGTAATCTTAATATTGGCATTTAGCCACTTGAGCAGCCAGCTAAAGCTTGTTGAAGACGGTCTGTTGCTCTTAAGTGTACGGAGTGTTCAAAGGTGTCTGGCTGGAGCAGGTCCTGGTAGTTGATCACCACCATGGCGTTCTGATCGTAGTTATAAATCTTGAAGCGCGGCATGCTGACCACTCCTCGTCTGTTTTCTCGAGCCTACTAAAACTTAGCCGTCATCGGGGTTTTGCTACAGGCTCAACGCCTTGCTCACCGGAAAATTGCGAGCGCAGCGAGTAATTTTTCCGAGTGCAGCAACTTGTTAAGTGACATTGTTCCATGCGCCAGGACTGTTGCTTCGGAAAAAGTGTATTTGAACATTAGCGCCAAGAGTGTTCTGGATCGTATGACTCACCCTATTACAGTAGACTTGATCATTCCCATGCACCGAAACAGCAACATGGCGAATTTGAGATGAAGCAATACGCTGAAGAATATAAAGGTCTTGTTCCCAGAAACCCCATCCATATATAACCAACGAGGGCTCCAAAGTAGTGAGAACTTCTCTGTAAACTGTATTTAGATAGCTACTACTGCGTATTGAATTTATTTTTTGCTGAGATGTCCCTTCGCTAACGAATAAAGGTACTACTGATTCGGATTGCCAGGCTTGAAGTATTGCTTCAAGCAGGCTATTTCCAT includes:
- a CDS encoding DUF2971 domain-containing protein; translated protein: MILYKYMSFGAARNVIDTLSLGFSCLEDLNDPFECTAFGFKDSDKSISAKTATDACRNRFSRKYGVLSLTRQPLNTLMWSHYGDSHRGVVLGFDCDSAGFSDPQSNLIPSQYGEMVYSATKPHNDLPVIGEHELMNLGGSLRFDSNAFNLMKRAFLYKSLEWAYEEEIRVVKDIENIPFGYHTGGGRYRDWNKVTVSGRPLYCFDVPENSLKEIYLGRHLYRNVTKGGSVTGEELKVVLQSWGRKDIKMMQCEPDVHSWNLVAKPSINKS
- a CDS encoding MbcA/ParS/Xre antitoxin family protein: MHKPNIIIELFNEKNIEQSIKLEMFNRIAYTSILAFQLWEQKEDALDWLSRPNQSLNGSIPLLLCETEIGMKEVHRVLNALEWAIPSNAFFMGLFCCDS